A stretch of the Bacillus sp. FJAT-18017 genome encodes the following:
- a CDS encoding DoxX family membrane protein, protein MFNKFLRENNIVAALLAVLRVYLGYAWFTAGLGKIQGGFDASGFIKGAIANPVKGPDGGVVYGWYVDFLQNVALPNIDLFNVLVPWGELLVGLGLMLGCLTTAAMFFGLVMNFAFFFAGTVSHNPTDILFGFILLTAGANPGKYGLDRWVLPYINKAVFKKPQPQE, encoded by the coding sequence ATGTTTAACAAATTCTTAAGGGAAAACAACATTGTTGCTGCTCTGCTCGCAGTACTTCGTGTGTATCTCGGTTATGCCTGGTTCACTGCAGGCCTTGGTAAAATTCAGGGCGGATTCGACGCCAGCGGCTTTATCAAAGGTGCCATTGCTAATCCGGTAAAAGGCCCAGACGGCGGTGTCGTCTACGGCTGGTACGTCGACTTCCTGCAAAATGTTGCCCTTCCAAACATCGACCTGTTCAACGTTCTAGTTCCTTGGGGCGAACTGCTAGTAGGACTTGGACTTATGCTCGGCTGCCTGACTACTGCGGCAATGTTCTTCGGTCTCGTAATGAACTTCGCGTTCTTCTTTGCCGGAACAGTCAGCCACAATCCAACTGACATCCTATTCGGATTCATTCTGTTGACTGCTGGTGCAAACCCAGGTAAATACGGCCTTGACCGCTGGGTGCTTCC